The genomic DNA TAAGTGCGGTGTAATTAAATTAACGAAATGATAGCCGTATAAATGCGCTAATGAACTATCAACCTTCGCAAAGATATGCACGACATTCAATACATCTAGCCAATCGCCACCTTGACCGCCGTATTCCTTAGGAATTAGTAGCTTTAGCAAGCCGCTTTCACGAATTAAATCACGTTCAACCTTAGCAGTACCGCCAGCGAGGTCACGTTCAACAGCTGTTTTAGAAAAAATATTTGCTAAATCTTGTGCAATTTCTTCCACTTTTTTATTTTTTTCTAATACATATACCATCTCATTCCTCCTCCTTAACCCATGAGTTTCTGCACATAAGGGAAAATTAAACTGAATACTAATAATTGAAATTTCCTACTAATCTGCAATTTATAAGCTTAAACGTTATTGTACATACCGATTAATTCAAAGTCAACATATAATTCTTATGAGAATAGTATGAATTAATTTTACACCAAATATTTGGCTTGCAAAGACGGAGTTAACGCCTCTCTAATCATTTATCAATTTATTAGTAAGCATCATAAACTAAAAGATTTCCCTAATTTCCTGTATAAAAATCCCTGAAAAATGATAGAATGATAGCTAGTTTTTTGAGAAATGATCTTAAGATTATGGTATTATTAGAATAATATGTAAGAACTAAAAAAAAGCAATAGGAATTAAAAATGGTAGTTGCTCTGGTGGTTCTGGCTATATAAATTGTACAAAGAAAAAATTTATTCTTCTAATCCATCAGTTTGGGGAGAAATGAGTTTTAAGGCTAACTATTCTCTGCTTTTGGTGCGTACGACTCCATCTCATGGATTGAAAACTGAAGTGTTTGCAAGTTGAAGGTACGTATGCAAATCCAATCCTTAGGTAACTGAAGATTGGCAAGGAAAAACAAGCACTTACATTATCAGCTACACTTGTACTAGGAAGCAATTAGGGCTGGGGAACGCTGACAAGAAGTGTTTCTTTACTTGTAGGTTCAAATTCAGCCATAGCCCGTGGGAACACATATTATTAATTTATATTAACAGGTAACTAATTATGTTTATTGGAGATTTTATATATATGTTAGGTGCATAGTTTTACTAATAATATTTATTAGAAAATCAAAAAAAAGAGATTCATATCGTTTGATCGTTTATAAAAACTAAAAAAATGATGAACCAAGGGAGAAGTTGATGGGAATGATTATGCTATGTTAATGTCTAAAATTTTGAAAAAGGTATTTTTTACTCGTCTACATTTTAGGTACTTCCGCTTTTTATTGTACCTATGCTTTTATTAGGCGTTTCTTTACCTGTTTCTTGGATAACTTTAATTATCTTCTAGCCAATTATAAACCTTTCATCTTACATAAGGAGGAATGAACACGATGAAACATAAAAAGAAAATTCTCGCCTTCAGTGTCGGAATGTCATTATTACTAGGAGGTTGCTTTAATATGGATAACACGAATCATAAAACAAACAAAGCCAAAAATGAACAAACAAAAGAAACACCAGAGGAAAAATACGCAAGGGAGCATTACGTCCCCAGTTCAAGAATATACAGGGCAAGGCTATACACTTCGCAATGGTGAAAAAAAACAGATAAAATTGCGAAAGCTCATCGTGATGAAATTGATAAAGCGGTAAAGAAATTCTTTCTTGACAACTATAAAACTGAAGTAATCGTTCATAACGTTGTCGGCGCAGTTGATGGAGCATCCGTTTTTGTCGAATCGGTCGGCGAACCGCACTTTTACACGTATGCCATTGTCCCGATTGATATTGATGAGGAAAAAGTGTTAACCGACCAAGTATGGTCCCAGGAAGGGCAGGTAGAAGATTCTATAGCAGGAGCACTATATGCAATGATTTTCGATGAGGAGATTGCAACTCTTGACCATTATTTACAAACCTTTGTAAATAACCACCCAGTAATCGGAAAGAGGATTGATGCGATTGCAAATGTCGGCGCAAATGGATATAGTACCCCTTA from Bacillus aquiflavi includes the following:
- a CDS encoding DUF1672 domain-containing protein; protein product: MDKAVKKFFLDNYKTEVIVHNVVGAVDGASVFVESVGEPHFYTYAIVPIDIDEEKVLTDQVWSQEGQVEDSIAGALYAMIFDEEIATLDHYLQTFVNNHPVIGKRIDAIANVGANGYSTPYYYINTIDEAFDSLFKTYIQNPNLSKDEWKKQLTRNDFDPKGIILTIQLYMKEPNIEPNKAIFDQIVSDIENMDGLPRGSYTVILNDNNVDKKTAIGTKDNSLERSDPNDKIKH